The genomic stretch CATTCTCTTCTTCATTCCTACTGTTCTCGCAATTCTACAGGCCTCTAGTTTTGGATCAATCTTCTTTAGCTCATTAGGGTTGTGCACAAGGACTTCCCTGAAACCAGAAGGATGAAGATATCGGGCAGCCCTTGGGCCTCTGTATCCGATTGAGACAACATTCGGGCGATAACCATAATGCCGTCTCATCTTGGAGTGCATTCCTCTAGGCACACGCCACTTCACCCTTTGGAGGCGCTTGTACCGATGCCACTCCTGACGAAGGAAAACTGGTCTCTTGTGGTTCATCTGATTCCTTAGCAATAACATTTTTTTCATGGTATCA from Thermoplasmata archaeon encodes the following:
- a CDS encoding 50S ribosomal protein L32e, producing the protein MAEEDMKKAKKTEDDKKSKDKQENVNEEKKEEKKEEKKIKPEPKQKPKLTDTMKKMLLLRNQMNHKRPVFLRQEWHRYKRLQRVKWRVPRGMHSKMRRHYGYRPNVVSIGYRGPRAARYLHPSGFREVLVHNPNELKKIDPKLEACRIARTVGMKKRMEIMKEAEKMGIRVLNPVKVRE